GCGAATTCATCGCGCTGGTTGAAACAAGAAGGTGTGAGGGGCTTTGCCTGGCAGACCGGATACGGCGCATTCAGCTTCGGCATTCCCCAAGTGGAACAGGTGAAGCGATACATCCATAATCAGGCCGAGCACCACAAGAAATACAGCTTCGAGGAAGAATTCCTGGATTTATTGAAACGGGCGGGCGTAGATTACGATCCGCGGAATGTATTCGAATAG
This Acidobacteriota bacterium DNA region includes the following protein-coding sequences:
- a CDS encoding transposase is translated as MGNAQAQKYHSGTTSRTALGIFFGIGHNKRIPVIAAGGMPNHVHLAIDLPPVMKVGDAISAFKANSSRWLKQEGVRGFAWQTGYGAFSFGIPQVEQVKRYIHNQAEHHKKYSFEEEFLDLLKRAGVDYDPRNVFE